One window of the Salvia splendens isolate huo1 chromosome 1, SspV2, whole genome shotgun sequence genome contains the following:
- the LOC121744889 gene encoding ABC transporter G family member 15-like — MEIEVAGGGVAASGGSDVEMGRRRGGNEACLVWRDLTVMLPNFGQGPVRKLLNGLNGYAEPGRTMAIMGPSGSGKSTLLDSLAGRLSRNVVMMGDILLNGKKRRHGYGVVAYVTQEDVLMGTLTVRETITYSANLRLPSSMSNEEINDIIEATIMEVGLLECADRQVGNWQMRGISGGEKKRLSIALEILVRPRLLFLDEPTTGLDSAASFFVIQSIKNLARDGRTVISSIHQPSSEVFALFDDLFLLSGGETVYCGEAKMAVKFFAEAGFPCPSRRNPSDHFLRCINSDFDVVTATLRGSQRHRETHMPSDPLMNLATADIKSVLIEKYKKSEYARKTTSKAREMSNFEGVEIETIKGSHASWWKQLTTLTRRSFVNMCRDVGYYWSRIVIYTIVSVCVGTLFYDVGTSYTAIFARGACGGFVTGFMTFMSIGGFPSFIEEMKIFTRERINGYYGVAVFILSNFLASFPFLVAVSIITGTITFYMAFHAEFSRYVFFCLNIFGSIAMVESVMMIVASLVPNFLMGIISGAGVLGIMMMTAGFFRRLPDLPKPFWRYPISFIGYGAWALQGSYKNDMIGLVFDPLIPGDPKISGEDVITKMFGVSLHRSKWWDLVALFSLILCYRILFFIVLKGKERTAEYFQSIYAKRALHRFKKRSSFKRRASSKSHLHSLSSQEGLNSPLP; from the exons ATGGAAATTGAGGTGGCGGGAGGTGGCGTGGCCGCTTCCGGTGGAAGCGATGTGGAAATGGGGCGGAGACGGGGAGGCAATGAGGCGTGTTTGGTGTGGCGGGATTTGACGGTGATGTTGCCGAATTTTGGGCAAGGGCCGGTGAGGAAGTTGCTTAATGGGCTAAATGGCTATGCCGAACCGGGTCGGACCATGGCCATTATGGGGCCATCCGGATCCGGAAAATCCACCCTTCTTGACTCATTAGCAG GTAGATTATCGAGGAATGTTGTAATGATGGGAGATATACTGCTCAACGGCAAGAAACGCCGGCACGGATACGGCGTCGTT GCATACGTGACGCAAGAAGACGTGCTAATGGGGACTCTAACAGTGAGAGAAACCATAACATACTCTGCAAATCTAAGGCTGCCCAGCTCCATGTCCAACGAAGAGATCAACGACATCATAGAAGCAACCATCATGGAAGTGGGGCTCCTAGAATGCGCCGATCGCCAGGTCGGAAACTGGCAAATGAGAGGCATCAGCGGCGGGGAGAAGAAGAGGCTCAGCATTGCGCTCGAGATTCTCGTCCGCCCCCGTCTCTTGTTTCTCGACGAGCCTACCACCGGTCTCGACAGCGCCGCCTCTTTCTTCGTCATCCAATCCATCAAGAATCTCGCCCGAGACGGAAGAACTGTCATCTCCTCCATTCATCAGCCCAGCAGCGAAGTTTTTGCCCTCTTTGATGATCTCTTTCTTCTCTCCGGTGGCGAAACCGTTTACTGCGGTGAAGCCAAGATGGCCGTTAAG TTTTTTGCTGAAGCAGGTTTCCCCTGTCCAAGTAGGAGGAATCCATCCGATCACTTCCTACGCTGCATCAACTCGGATTTCGACGTCGTAACAGCCACTTTGAGAGGTTCACAGAGGCACCGT GAAACACACATGCCATCGGATCCTCTGATGAATCTTGCGACTGCTGATATCAAATCAGtattaattgaaaaatataagaaGTCGGAGTATGCTAGGAAGACGACATCGAAAGCTCGAGAAATGTCAAACTTT GAAGGAGTGGAGATCGAAACGATTAAAGGAAGCCATGCGAGCTGGTGGAAGCAACTCACGACATTGACACGAAGATCATTTGTGAATATGTGTAGAGATGTTGGGTACTATTGGTCGCGAATAGTGATATACACCATTGTCTCTGTTTGCGTTGGAACTCTGTTCTACGATGTGGGTACGAGTTATACTGCAATCTTCGCAAGGGGGGCTTGTGGGGGCTTCGTCACAGGCTTCATGACTTTTATGTCCATCGGAGGCTTCCCATCCTTCATCGAGGAGATGAAG ATCTTTACGCGAGAGAGAATCAATGGGTATTATGGCGTGGCGGTGTTTATACTATCGAATTTCTTGGCTTCCTTCCCCTTCTTGGTTGCAGTGTCGATTATCACCGGGACGATTACTTTTTACATGGCGTTTCATGCGGAATTCTCTCGCTATGTCTTCTTCTGCCTTAATATCTTTGGAAGCATTGCTATGGTTGAGAGTGTGATGATGATAGTAGCTTCTTTGGTTCCCAACTTCTTAATGGGGATCATTTCTGGGGCTGGAGTTCTG GGGATCATGATGATGACAGCTGGTTTCTTTCGGCGGCTGCCAGACCTTCCCAAACCATTTTGGCGCTATCCGATATCGTTTATTGGGTACGGTGCATGGGCACTTCAG GGATCATACAAGAATGATATGATTGGACTAGTATTTGATCCTCTAATACCAGGAGATCCAAAAATATCAGGGGAAGATGTGATTACAAAAATGTTTGGTGTATCTCTACATCGTTCAAAGTGGTGGGATTTGGTGGCTCTATTCAGCCTCATACTATGCTATAGAATCCTCTTCTTCATCGTGCTCAAGGGGAAGGAGAGAACAGCCGAATACTTCCAGTCCATCTACGCCAAGAGGGCGTTGCATCGTTTCAAGAAGAGGTCGTCGTTCAAGCGAAGAGCCTCGTCCAAGAGCCACCTCCACTCTTTGTCTTCTCAAGAAGGCCTCAACTCTCCGCTCCCTTAG